atttattagtatttgaaataaaaataaatatattcaaatatattaaaattaagttatgtaaaatttaataatttttccaAAGatgattcaaataaaaaaatctcacatgaaataagtcatgacttctattttaatagcaTAGATTTGTGGCCCttgtaaataatatttctacTTCTGCCACTCTTCAGGTGGTTGCTGATCACAAGAAGATCTTTTGGGACGTCTGCGTGAAAGCTCCTGGTGAAGAAGCCGACACTTCTCATTTCAGAGACGGTCTTCTCTACAAGCGTTTTACTTCAGGCGACAATGTTTTGGAGAAAGTCACCAACGTTAGAGGTCACCATGTGAGACCGTACAACGTTGGAAACTGGTGTTAcccttttctctctttcttgatGACGCCGTTGTCTCCCAACGGCTCTGGCTCGCCGCCGGATAATCTTTTCGATGGGATGCTGATGAAAGGGAGGTCGGTTGTGGGGGAAGCTATTGGATTGCTTAAGGCAAGGTGGAAGATTCTTCAGAGTTTGAATGTTGGAGTGAACCATGCTCCTCAGACTATTGTGGCTTGTTGTGTGTTGCATAATCTTTGTCAGATTGCTAGAAAGCCTGAGCCGGTGATTTGGAAAGATCCGGATGAAGTTGGATCGCCTGCGAGAGTTTTGGAGAGTGAGAGGCAGTTTTATTAGTATAGGCAGAGTTTGAGAAAAGCGTTGGCTTATGATTTGCATCAGAGGCTCTCTTCAAGGTGAAAAAAAAGACATGAACATGACAGTTCTTGGTCAAGAGCTGGAACTTCTTGTCATTGTTATCATCATGTAAGAAGAATGTGTTCTCAAGTGTCATTTGTAGATTCAATCCTCTTGAGAAAGATTTAACTTTTTAAGCTTCAACTTGAAGGATTCAGAATCTCTCTTccattaatcttttaaaaacatcACTATGGACTGTTGTCTGATTACAACTTTCAAGGCGTGTCTGAATTTAACAGTAAACTTTTGCATTTCTTTATAACACTATGAACTTGGGAATGAATGAGTCTCTTAATACAAATTCCAGTTTACAA
This region of Brassica napus cultivar Da-Ae chromosome C5, Da-Ae, whole genome shotgun sequence genomic DNA includes:
- the LOC106356687 gene encoding uncharacterized protein LOC106356687, whose protein sequence is MCKLVVVADHKKIFWDVCVKAPGEEADTSHFRDGLLYKRFTSGDNVLEKVTNVRGHHVRPYNVGNWCYPFLSFLMTPLSPNGSGSPPDNLFDGMLMKGRSVVGEAIGLLKARWKILQSLNVGVNHAPQTIVACCVLHNLCQIARKPEPVIWKDPDEVGSPARVLESERQFY